Proteins encoded within one genomic window of Dictyoglomus sp.:
- a CDS encoding nitroreductase, whose amino-acid sequence MRNNEVIKNILERRSIRSFKEDPLSEEDLLTILNAGRHAPSGMNRQPWLFTVIKNKDILKRINELCRQDMINAGFERAKDPNFCVYYNAPLVIVISGDKNVPTAMYDCILAMGNMLISAWSIGVGACWIHAIIRILNSKEGEGIKRELRIPENHEIYASGAFGYIKEIPEKKEKREDVFNIID is encoded by the coding sequence ATGAGAAATAATGAGGTTATAAAAAATATCTTAGAAAGAAGAAGTATTAGATCTTTCAAAGAAGATCCTTTATCCGAAGAGGATCTTTTAACAATCCTTAATGCTGGAAGGCATGCACCCAGTGGTATGAATAGACAACCATGGCTTTTTACTGTAATTAAAAATAAAGATATTTTAAAGAGAATAAATGAATTATGTAGACAAGATATGATAAATGCTGGATTTGAAAGAGCAAAAGATCCTAATTTTTGTGTTTATTATAATGCCCCTTTAGTAATTGTTATTTCTGGAGATAAAAATGTTCCCACAGCAATGTATGATTGTATTCTTGCTATGGGAAATATGTTGATTTCTGCTTGGTCTATTGGAGTCGGAGCATGCTGGATTCATGCTATAATAAGAATCTTAAATTCAAAAGAGGGTGAAGGAATAAAAAGAGAATTAAGAATTCCAGAGAATCACGAAATCTATGCATCAGGAGCTTTTGGGTATATTAAAGAAATACCAGAAAA
- a CDS encoding ABC transporter substrate-binding protein, with amino-acid sequence MKRFKKILSWFSILSLILILSIGGKINIVNAQVKLYKPMTPTPEASKPITFKVYIGEVNPNDDQFRSPVAQKIKELTGVTLDIEYAPNQAAVREKIQIMAASGDYPDLVYAKGDLALLKDAGALIPLDDLIEKYAPNIKKAYGENLKRLKWSKEDPRIYCLGAYGTDNDRVLDVNGGFMLQHRVVMELGYPKIRTLKDFENAIKAYYKKHPTTDGLPTIPLTLCADDWRTVISVTNPAFIATGAPDDGELYVDPKTLRCIFHYKRPIEKEYFRWLNRMWNQGLLDKETFIQKEDTYKAKIASGRVLALIDAGWAVGEPITALRRAGKYDRMYGYYPVTVSEKIKQAPPDVRTGYTGGWGIAITKKCKDPVRAIKFLDWLCTEDSNILRQWGIEGIHHTYIDGKRVFLPEVEKERQTDPYFGRKTGIGVYIYPWPRLPNYVIDSTGNPVVPDTRKEDIRKNYTEVEKQVLSAYKVEIWKDLFPKAEEYPVKSWGYLWMYPTPDEDIRAIGNKLFEYVIRNIPKVIMAPTTEFDKEWAKFLKGMEDLGAKKYEDYKTKQIREMVEFWKK; translated from the coding sequence ATGAAAAGGTTCAAAAAAATCTTAAGTTGGTTTTCCATTTTATCTCTAATTCTTATTTTAAGTATTGGTGGGAAAATAAATATAGTAAATGCTCAAGTAAAGCTTTATAAACCCATGACACCAACTCCTGAAGCAAGTAAGCCAATAACTTTCAAAGTATATATAGGAGAAGTAAATCCCAATGATGATCAATTTAGAAGTCCTGTAGCACAAAAGATTAAAGAATTAACAGGAGTAACCTTAGACATTGAATATGCACCTAATCAGGCAGCAGTAAGAGAAAAAATTCAAATTATGGCAGCAAGCGGAGATTATCCCGATCTTGTTTATGCAAAAGGTGATTTAGCCCTTCTTAAAGATGCAGGAGCATTGATTCCTTTAGATGATCTTATTGAAAAATATGCTCCAAATATTAAGAAGGCCTATGGAGAGAATTTAAAAAGATTAAAGTGGAGTAAGGAAGATCCTCGAATTTATTGTTTAGGTGCTTATGGAACTGATAATGATAGAGTATTAGATGTAAATGGCGGTTTTATGCTCCAGCACAGAGTAGTAATGGAACTTGGATATCCCAAGATTAGAACCCTAAAAGACTTTGAAAATGCAATAAAAGCCTATTATAAGAAACATCCAACTACCGATGGACTTCCCACAATACCTCTAACTTTATGTGCAGATGACTGGAGAACAGTAATAAGTGTAACAAATCCAGCCTTTATTGCTACGGGTGCTCCCGATGATGGAGAATTATACGTGGATCCAAAGACATTAAGATGTATCTTCCATTATAAGAGACCTATTGAGAAAGAATACTTCAGATGGTTGAATCGTATGTGGAATCAAGGATTATTAGATAAAGAAACCTTTATACAAAAGGAGGATACATATAAAGCTAAAATTGCCAGTGGAAGGGTTCTTGCACTAATTGATGCAGGCTGGGCAGTGGGAGAGCCAATTACTGCATTAAGAAGGGCTGGAAAGTATGATAGAATGTATGGATACTATCCTGTAACGGTAAGTGAAAAAATAAAACAGGCTCCTCCTGATGTTAGAACAGGATATACAGGAGGATGGGGTATAGCTATTACAAAGAAATGTAAAGATCCAGTTAGAGCTATAAAGTTCTTAGATTGGCTCTGCACAGAGGATTCAAATATTTTGAGGCAATGGGGAATAGAAGGAATTCATCATACCTATATAGATGGAAAGAGAGTGTTCTTACCAGAAGTAGAGAAAGAAAGACAGACAGATCCATATTTTGGAAGAAAAACAGGAATAGGAGTGTATATTTATCCATGGCCAAGACTTCCCAATTATGTAATAGACTCCACTGGAAATCCTGTAGTTCCTGATACAAGAAAGGAAGATATAAGAAAGAATTATACTGAAGTAGAAAAACAAGTTCTTTCTGCATATAAGGTTGAGATCTGGAAAGATCTATTCCCTAAAGCAGAGGAATATCCAGTGAAGAGTTGGGGCTATCTTTGGATGTATCCTACTCCTGATGAAGATATAAGAGCGATAGGAAATAAGTTGTTTGAATATGTGATAAGAAATATACCAAAGGTTATTATGGCTCCCACCACAGAATTTGATAAAGAATGGGCTAAATTCTTAAAGGGTATGGAAGATTTGGGAGCAAAGAAGTATGAAGATTATAAGACAAAACAAATAAGAGAAATGGTAGAATTCTGGAAAAAGTAA
- a CDS encoding carbohydrate ABC transporter permease, with product MKRSLGDKIFDVINYSLMVLLVVVTIYPFLYVLAVSLNDPFDAIKGGITIFPRVFTLDNYREIFNYPLIGQAALISTLRTVIGTIVSVVSTAMVAYVLSRRDFFANKFVTILFLITMYVGGGLVPEYLLIRSLGLMNKFLVYILPGLLNPFNIILVRAYIDQLPMELQESAMIDGANDITIFFKVVFPLCLPVLATIALFIAVGHWNSWFDTYLYCGGNKALTTLQYELQKILANAAASSTIDYYSILDPMKTMRVTPQSLRMAMTIITTLPIIFVYPFLQKYFIKGMTLGAIKS from the coding sequence ATGAAAAGAAGTCTTGGAGATAAGATTTTTGATGTAATAAATTATTCTTTAATGGTCTTATTAGTAGTAGTTACTATATATCCTTTCTTGTATGTCCTTGCAGTTTCTCTAAATGATCCCTTTGATGCTATAAAAGGAGGAATTACTATATTTCCAAGAGTTTTTACTTTAGATAATTATAGAGAGATTTTTAATTATCCTTTAATTGGACAGGCAGCTTTAATATCTACTCTAAGAACAGTAATAGGTACAATTGTAAGCGTTGTATCTACTGCTATGGTTGCTTATGTCTTGAGTAGAAGGGATTTCTTCGCCAATAAATTTGTAACCATTTTATTCCTAATAACAATGTATGTAGGTGGAGGATTAGTTCCTGAATATCTTCTTATAAGAAGCCTTGGATTGATGAATAAATTTTTAGTATATATCCTTCCTGGCCTTCTTAATCCCTTTAATATTATTCTTGTTCGTGCCTACATAGATCAGCTTCCCATGGAACTTCAGGAATCCGCTATGATTGATGGAGCAAATGATATAACAATTTTCTTCAAAGTAGTATTTCCCCTTTGTCTTCCTGTCTTGGCTACTATTGCTCTTTTTATTGCAGTAGGTCATTGGAATTCTTGGTTTGATACCTATCTTTATTGTGGAGGGAATAAGGCTTTAACTACTTTACAATATGAGCTTCAGAAAATATTAGCAAATGCAGCTGCATCTTCGACGATAGACTATTATAGTATTCTTGATCCCATGAAGACCATGAGGGTAACTCCCCAATCTTTGAGAATGGCAATGACTATAATAACTACTTTACCTATCATTTTTGTATATCCTTTCCTACAAAAATACTTTATAAAGGGCATGACTTTAGGTGCTATAAAGAGTTAA
- a CDS encoding ABC transporter permease subunit, with protein sequence MEKTIKIIKKQKYLILMILPFVIWLIIFRYIPLWGWITAFQNYKPGIPIFQQQWVGLKYFREMFSDPEFYLVMRNTLAMSIMGIIFGFPLPIILALLINEIRHNVFKRTVQTISYLPHFVSWVIVASIVHAMLAPDGVVNYLLMRLGFIREPILFFGDPKYFWWIVVFSDIWKELGWNTIIFLAAIASINPELYESAEVDGANRFQKMWHITLPGIMPTIIVILILVIGNIINIGFERQFLLRTSAVRNVSDVIDLYALDYGIRAGRFSFGTAAGIFKSVVSLILLFSANRLSRKITGYRIF encoded by the coding sequence ATGGAGAAAACCATTAAGATTATTAAGAAGCAGAAATATCTAATCCTTATGATATTACCCTTTGTAATTTGGCTTATCATCTTTCGTTACATACCTCTTTGGGGTTGGATCACCGCCTTTCAAAACTACAAACCAGGTATTCCTATATTTCAACAGCAGTGGGTAGGTTTGAAGTATTTTAGAGAGATGTTTTCTGATCCTGAATTTTATCTTGTTATGAGAAATACCCTCGCCATGAGTATTATGGGAATTATTTTTGGATTTCCCCTTCCCATAATATTAGCCCTTCTTATAAATGAAATAAGACATAATGTTTTTAAGAGAACTGTTCAGACTATTTCATATCTTCCTCATTTTGTGTCTTGGGTGATTGTAGCAAGTATTGTCCATGCTATGCTTGCTCCCGATGGTGTAGTTAATTATCTTTTAATGAGACTGGGATTTATAAGAGAACCTATACTGTTTTTTGGAGATCCAAAATATTTTTGGTGGATAGTGGTTTTTTCAGATATTTGGAAGGAGCTTGGATGGAATACAATTATCTTTCTTGCAGCAATCGCATCTATTAACCCTGAGCTTTATGAGTCTGCAGAAGTGGATGGAGCTAATCGATTTCAAAAGATGTGGCATATAACTTTACCTGGTATTATGCCTACAATTATAGTTATTTTAATTCTTGTTATTGGAAATATTATAAACATCGGATTCGAAAGACAATTTCTTTTGAGAACATCTGCAGTGAGAAATGTTTCTGACGTTATAGATCTTTATGCATTGGATTATGGAATAAGAGCAGGAAGATTCTCTTTTGGTACTGCAGCAGGAATTTTTAAGTCTGTTGTTAGCTTAATATTATTATTCTCTGCTAATAGATTAAGTAGAAAAATAACAGGCTACAGAATTTTTTAG
- a CDS encoding sensor histidine kinase, which translates to MRFCDFRMYEKLIISYILVSLIPILILGSFAIIHFRNFASESISREIYNNLETIKLKMEEMNDEAVNIANKLMIDQRLKELLLHRYKTPLEAYLKYSGYKDIENYKTLYAKTISHIRIYSENPTILENGIFYKATKDIRQQHWYKLAHRLNGFIRWELIYEYKDLYPQYYLSLVRLLRDVYNEKFGVLVINLNKLEINKILRHQPFDTFVVNNEKLIVASSDDHLLNTKLEIDLKKILGKNDNFIYRNGKKYKAIGIYLPLTGDNKDFYIVSMVPFDLIMGAPIRMQNFAIFIIIISFLASIFLIFIFSRSTSKRLSILTKAVREISHGSWDLDIPLEGRDEFAQLSEDIKNMAKNIKKLIEEVYIANIQKNELLLREKEIKLKLLTNQLNPHFLFNTLETLHMMAICNGQKDIADMVLKLGNILRKNIELKGNLVKLETELNLVRDYLEIQKYRFGKINYKIETHVDPSRIYILPFLIQPIVENSIIHGLENKIDEGFIYVKVKKEEERLIISIEDNGVGMEKETLESLMSKLSKENNNEKIGLRNIWERIKLYYGEEYELKITSEKEKGTKVDIIIPYIEMG; encoded by the coding sequence ATGAGATTTTGTGATTTTAGAATGTATGAAAAACTCATAATAAGTTATATTTTAGTATCTCTTATACCCATATTGATTCTTGGTTCTTTTGCCATTATTCATTTTAGAAATTTTGCCTCAGAATCAATCTCCCGTGAAATTTACAATAATCTTGAGACCATCAAGTTAAAGATGGAGGAAATGAATGACGAAGCTGTAAATATAGCAAATAAATTAATGATAGATCAGAGATTAAAGGAACTTCTTTTACATAGATATAAAACTCCTTTGGAGGCTTATTTAAAATACTCTGGATATAAAGATATCGAAAATTATAAAACTCTGTATGCAAAAACTATCTCTCATATAAGGATATATTCTGAGAATCCAACTATACTAGAAAATGGCATATTTTATAAGGCAACAAAAGATATTAGACAACAACACTGGTATAAGTTGGCTCATAGGCTTAATGGTTTTATAAGATGGGAACTTATTTACGAATATAAAGATTTATATCCCCAATATTACTTAAGTCTAGTAAGACTTCTCAGGGATGTATATAATGAAAAATTTGGTGTATTAGTTATAAATCTAAATAAACTTGAAATAAATAAGATTTTAAGACATCAGCCTTTTGATACATTTGTTGTAAATAATGAGAAATTAATAGTTGCAAGTAGTGACGATCATTTATTAAACACAAAATTAGAAATAGACTTAAAAAAAATTTTAGGAAAAAATGATAACTTTATCTATCGAAATGGGAAAAAATACAAAGCTATTGGGATATACTTACCTTTAACAGGAGATAATAAAGATTTTTACATTGTCAGCATGGTTCCTTTTGATTTAATAATGGGAGCACCAATAAGAATGCAAAACTTTGCTATTTTTATTATAATTATTAGCTTCCTTGCCTCTATCTTTTTAATCTTTATCTTTTCAAGAAGTACTAGTAAAAGATTATCTATTTTAACGAAGGCAGTAAGAGAAATATCTCATGGAAGTTGGGATTTGGATATTCCCCTTGAAGGAAGGGATGAATTTGCTCAGCTTTCTGAAGATATTAAAAATATGGCAAAGAATATAAAAAAACTCATTGAAGAAGTTTATATAGCAAATATTCAAAAGAATGAACTTTTATTAAGAGAAAAAGAGATAAAATTAAAGCTCTTGACTAACCAATTAAATCCTCATTTTCTATTTAATACCCTTGAGACTTTACATATGATGGCTATTTGTAATGGACAAAAAGATATAGCAGATATGGTTTTAAAATTGGGTAATATTTTAAGAAAAAATATAGAATTGAAAGGAAATTTAGTTAAACTTGAAACAGAACTAAATCTTGTTAGGGATTATTTAGAAATTCAAAAATATAGATTTGGAAAAATAAATTATAAAATAGAAACTCACGTTGATCCTAGTAGAATTTATATTCTTCCCTTTCTTATCCAGCCTATAGTCGAAAATTCTATTATACATGGGTTAGAAAACAAAATAGATGAAGGATTTATATACGTTAAAGTTAAAAAGGAAGAAGAAAGACTTATTATTTCCATAGAAGATAATGGGGTAGGAATGGAAAAGGAGACTTTAGAATCTTTAATGTCTAAACTTTCAAAGGAAAATAACAATGAGAAAATAGGATTAAGAAACATATGGGAAAGAATAAAACTTTATTACGGAGAAGAATATGAGTTAAAAATCACAAGTGAAAAGGAAAAGGGTACTAAAGTAGATATCATTATTCCCTATATAGAGATGGGATGA
- a CDS encoding response regulator, translating into MYRVIIIDDEPLIRKGLRKIIDWNNFGFNIIGDAENGIDGYKKICSLNPDLCIIDIKMPGMDGLSLIEKIKNKNINTKIIILTGYPEFEYAKKAIDLGVETYLLKPIDPEILAEKIKKIYLELEREKSIKKLINKSIEFTREKIVEKIIKRELEGISIEELEEMYNINFTWKAYQVILVEPNNEEIFREIKNIFSYYAFHIDNLIGILVEDISKPHLKKKIIDMKNKIKSKYLLDIYISVGEKVFNIQELYKSYNSALNLFKKKFLYNKKGIILYQGDRKIKTAEEISDENIVKELIRSIEKLDINNINDILDKKMKFCISEELNEEEIKTSYLKIFLNIINHFSTNYSKFKEISKNYLTDALIKDFYKKESLFELNCFMKSLILDITENFSKIFGRSIISKILEYLECNYYKDLKIKEVAKIFGYNSCYFGKIFRRYTGENFNTYLDKIRINKAKELLLQGIKVVEVAEKVGYKDIDYFIMKFKKYTGKSPKNYKEELINSS; encoded by the coding sequence ATGTATAGAGTTATTATCATTGATGACGAGCCTTTAATAAGAAAAGGCTTAAGAAAAATTATAGATTGGAATAATTTTGGATTTAACATTATAGGGGATGCAGAAAATGGAATTGATGGTTATAAAAAAATATGTAGCTTAAATCCAGATCTATGTATTATTGACATAAAAATGCCTGGAATGGATGGTTTAAGCCTAATTGAGAAGATAAAAAACAAAAATATCAACACAAAAATAATAATTCTTACAGGATATCCTGAATTTGAATATGCAAAAAAAGCTATAGATTTAGGTGTAGAAACTTATCTTCTAAAACCCATAGATCCAGAGATATTAGCAGAAAAGATTAAGAAAATATATTTGGAATTAGAAAGGGAAAAAAGTATTAAAAAACTTATTAATAAAAGTATAGAATTCACAAGGGAGAAAATTGTTGAGAAAATAATAAAGAGAGAACTTGAAGGTATTTCCATAGAGGAATTAGAGGAAATGTATAATATAAATTTCACTTGGAAAGCTTATCAAGTTATATTGGTAGAACCAAATAATGAGGAAATATTTAGAGAGATTAAAAACATATTTTCCTACTATGCCTTTCATATAGATAATCTTATCGGAATTCTTGTAGAGGATATTTCAAAACCTCATCTTAAAAAGAAAATTATTGACATGAAAAATAAAATTAAATCAAAATATTTATTAGATATTTATATTTCCGTGGGAGAAAAGGTTTTTAACATACAAGAATTATATAAGTCTTATAATTCTGCTCTTAATCTCTTTAAGAAAAAATTTTTATATAATAAAAAAGGAATAATCTTATATCAAGGAGATAGAAAAATAAAAACTGCAGAGGAGATCTCCGATGAAAATATAGTCAAAGAATTGATAAGATCAATAGAAAAGCTTGATATAAATAATATCAATGATATTTTAGATAAAAAAATGAAATTCTGTATATCAGAGGAACTAAATGAAGAAGAAATTAAAACAAGCTATCTTAAAATCTTTTTAAATATTATAAATCATTTTTCCACAAATTATTCAAAATTTAAAGAAATTTCTAAAAACTATCTAACAGATGCTCTAATAAAAGATTTTTACAAAAAAGAATCTCTCTTTGAACTAAATTGTTTTATGAAAAGTTTAATATTAGATATCACTGAAAACTTTTCTAAAATATTTGGTAGATCGATAATTTCAAAAATCTTAGAATATTTAGAATGTAATTATTATAAAGATTTAAAGATAAAAGAGGTTGCAAAAATCTTTGGATATAATAGTTGCTATTTTGGAAAGATTTTTAGAAGATATACAGGTGAAAATTTTAATACCTATTTAGATAAAATAAGAATAAATAAAGCTAAAGAATTACTTCTTCAAGGAATTAAAGTTGTAGAAGTTGCTGAAAAAGTTGGATATAAAGATATCGATTACTTCATTATGAAGTTTAAAAAGTACACAGGAAAATCTCCCAAAAATTATAAAGAGGAGCTTATAAATTCATCTTAA
- a CDS encoding DUF4388 domain-containing protein, protein MSLRGDLLSLPLWEVLQLLSSGRKTGKFQVEDNGNIMEVFFKEGRIVYAKGGNLENLDALLDLALWSKGSFVFIPDEEAPTSPINLDPFEVLISSGKYIDLLDYLGDFLLIPINMEGLSEEEKNIVTFFDGKKSIRDVINEISFSKIKSLELINKLIEKKKLIRIDEDENLFWFYIFWRSWNYILEEFPKKGLSERNIKRNWKNFLDKSNTKVKSIFQEITFPEEVSRLYFYRYMKEEYIPSEEEVKEVFENMTAGEKVLWDNIYKNVKQFSASAIKDFSKVALRYLFSLGKTTLDNIIDASKSPEISDFITKALGNVFVYIGKKEYFEEQLFSWFLDGERSLEDVIEDFVFDDLKTRVISWKLIESRKIIAVEEDKKLQLIYRFWKLWKEVKKEYKGEKWEVLYRKWERFLENNVQDIRYVFDKIILNLTPNWEYIYKNLSFVSEEEIRGFLKNLLASLSLKEDGVLGEKIRNFKMNL, encoded by the coding sequence ATGAGTTTAAGAGGTGATCTTTTGAGTTTACCTTTATGGGAAGTTTTGCAACTTCTTTCTTCGGGAAGAAAAACAGGAAAATTTCAAGTAGAGGATAACGGTAATATAATGGAGGTATTTTTTAAGGAGGGAAGAATTGTTTATGCCAAAGGTGGCAATTTAGAAAATTTAGATGCTTTATTGGATTTAGCTTTATGGAGTAAAGGAAGCTTTGTTTTTATTCCTGATGAAGAAGCTCCTACTTCTCCTATAAATTTAGATCCCTTTGAGGTATTAATAAGTTCAGGAAAATATATAGATCTTTTGGATTACTTAGGTGATTTCCTTTTAATTCCCATAAATATGGAGGGTTTATCTGAAGAGGAAAAAAATATTGTAACTTTCTTCGATGGAAAAAAAAGTATTAGGGATGTTATTAATGAGATTAGTTTTTCAAAGATTAAGTCCTTAGAATTAATTAATAAATTAATAGAAAAAAAGAAGTTAATTAGAATTGATGAAGATGAAAATCTATTCTGGTTCTATATTTTTTGGAGATCTTGGAACTATATTTTAGAAGAGTTTCCAAAGAAAGGATTAAGTGAAAGGAATATAAAAAGAAACTGGAAAAACTTTTTAGATAAAAGTAACACAAAGGTTAAATCCATATTTCAGGAGATAACCTTTCCTGAGGAAGTTTCTCGTCTTTACTTTTACCGATATATGAAGGAAGAGTATATTCCTTCCGAAGAAGAAGTAAAAGAAGTGTTTGAGAATATGACAGCAGGAGAAAAGGTTCTTTGGGATAACATTTATAAAAATGTAAAGCAATTTTCTGCTTCTGCAATAAAAGATTTTTCAAAGGTAGCTTTAAGATATCTTTTTTCTTTAGGAAAAACAACCCTTGATAATATTATTGATGCATCAAAGTCTCCAGAGATATCTGATTTTATAACGAAAGCTTTAGGTAATGTTTTCGTTTATATTGGAAAGAAAGAGTATTTTGAGGAACAATTATTTTCTTGGTTTTTAGATGGTGAAAGATCTCTTGAGGATGTAATTGAAGACTTTGTTTTTGATGATTTGAAAACTAGAGTGATCTCTTGGAAATTGATAGAGAGTAGAAAAATCATAGCTGTTGAAGAGGATAAAAAATTACAATTAATTTATAGATTTTGGAAGCTTTGGAAAGAAGTTAAAAAGGAATATAAAGGAGAAAAATGGGAAGTTCTCTATAGAAAATGGGAAAGATTTTTAGAGAATAATGTACAGGATATAAGATATGTTTTTGATAAAATAATTTTAAATTTAACTCCTAACTGGGAATATATTTATAAAAATCTATCCTTTGTATCCGAAGAAGAAATAAGAGGATTTCTAAAGAATTTATTGGCTTCTCTTTCTTTAAAAGAGGATGGTGTCTTAGGAGAAAAAATAAGAAACTTTAAGATGAATTTATAA
- the nth gene encoding endonuclease III: MEREKRINEILKRLKKIYEPKTALIFSNPWELLVATILSAQTTDERVNMVTKDLFRKYKNIKDYVEAPLEELEKDIKSVNYYKTKAKNIKSCAEIVLEKYNGKVPDKMEDLLKLPGVARKTANVVLSAGYGKNEGIVIDTHVFRLSHRLGLSNEKDRVKLEFDLMKVIPREEWGNFSFLLISHGRNTCKAQKPLCSKCILADICPSVIKD, from the coding sequence ATGGAGAGAGAAAAAAGGATAAATGAAATCTTAAAAAGACTAAAAAAAATATATGAACCTAAAACTGCTTTAATTTTTTCAAACCCCTGGGAACTTTTAGTAGCAACAATTCTTTCTGCTCAGACCACAGATGAAAGAGTAAACATGGTTACTAAGGATCTTTTTAGGAAATATAAGAATATAAAGGATTATGTAGAGGCTCCTTTGGAAGAATTAGAAAAGGATATTAAATCGGTGAATTATTATAAAACTAAGGCAAAAAATATAAAATCCTGTGCAGAAATTGTTTTAGAAAAGTACAATGGAAAAGTTCCTGATAAAATGGAAGATCTCTTAAAACTTCCAGGTGTAGCAAGAAAAACCGCCAATGTGGTTCTATCCGCAGGATATGGAAAAAATGAGGGAATAGTTATTGATACTCATGTTTTTCGACTTTCTCATAGACTGGGACTTTCCAACGAAAAGGATAGAGTAAAATTGGAATTTGATCTTATGAAGGTAATACCAAGAGAAGAGTGGGGAAATTTTTCCTTTCTTTTGATTTCTCATGGAAGAAATACTTGTAAGGCTCAAAAACCTCTATGTAGTAAATGTATTCTTGCGGATATTTGTCCTTCGGTAATTAAAGACTAA
- a CDS encoding 4Fe-4S binding protein gives MDLSCNYVGLKLKNPIIVASSGLTENLKNMKKCEENGAGALVVKSLFEEEICRISPTPRFEIIDRSMGPLRSQTFYSFEQASPFSPEEYFREIDKALNTLSIPVIPSINCITQEGWLKYSKMAEKINAPALELNVSCPHASISFRGQDVDDTILEVSKIVRENVKIPLIVKLPMQLSSPLAIAKQLEEIGIDGVVMFNRLTGLDIDLEIEKPILHGGYAGHGGPWALNYVLRWISSARPHLKISIAGSGGVGRGEDIAKYILTGADVVQICSIIYLTGYEIISKILSDFKKFMEKKGYNSILEFKGKVSGKAILGNYEIDRRHLFKALIDSSSCNACGICKKICIYDAPIEKNGKYFITELCDGCGLCVKLCPKKAISMVSL, from the coding sequence ATGGACTTATCTTGTAATTATGTAGGACTTAAGCTAAAAAATCCTATTATCGTTGCGTCTTCTGGTCTTACAGAGAATCTTAAAAATATGAAAAAGTGCGAGGAAAATGGAGCAGGAGCATTAGTGGTTAAATCCCTCTTTGAAGAGGAAATTTGTAGAATTTCGCCTACTCCACGATTTGAAATTATTGATCGATCTATGGGACCTTTGAGATCTCAAACTTTTTATTCCTTTGAGCAAGCAAGCCCTTTTTCTCCAGAAGAATATTTTAGAGAAATTGATAAAGCATTAAATACTTTATCTATTCCTGTAATTCCTAGCATAAACTGTATAACCCAGGAAGGTTGGTTAAAATATTCTAAGATGGCAGAAAAAATAAATGCTCCTGCCCTTGAACTTAATGTATCCTGTCCCCATGCATCTATTTCTTTTCGAGGGCAGGATGTAGATGATACAATCCTTGAAGTTTCCAAAATAGTTAGAGAAAATGTTAAAATTCCTCTTATTGTAAAATTGCCTATGCAACTTTCCTCTCCTCTAGCAATAGCAAAGCAATTAGAAGAAATTGGAATAGATGGTGTGGTTATGTTTAACAGACTGACAGGTCTTGATATAGATCTTGAAATAGAAAAACCCATTCTTCATGGAGGATATGCAGGACATGGAGGTCCGTGGGCTTTAAACTATGTTTTAAGATGGATTTCCAGTGCTCGTCCCCATCTTAAAATCTCTATTGCAGGTTCAGGAGGGGTAGGAAGAGGAGAAGATATAGCAAAATATATTTTAACAGGTGCTGATGTGGTTCAAATATGTAGTATTATTTATCTAACAGGATATGAAATAATTTCTAAGATTCTTTCAGATTTTAAAAAATTTATGGAGAAGAAAGGTTATAATTCTATATTAGAATTTAAAGGAAAAGTCTCTGGTAAGGCAATTCTAGGAAATTATGAGATTGATAGAAGACATCTATTTAAGGCCCTTATCGATTCCTCTTCGTGTAATGCATGTGGTATATGTAAAAAAATATGTATTTATGATGCTCCCATAGAGAAAAATGGAAAATATTTTATCACTGAGCTTTGTGATGGATGTGGATTATGTGTAAAACTTTGTCCCAAGAAGGCTATTAGTATGGTTAGTCTTTAA